From the Candidatus Hydrogenedens sp. genome, one window contains:
- a CDS encoding LptF/LptG family permease, which produces MKTIDKYYLSWWLKTFLRVLIALAFLYIIVDFFTTRQESVQKYNVPFMIIAQYYLLSLPKIFLQYHFLSAGIMLTTFLVWGKSTQEGEISALLSGGIPLLRITTSVFLAGLFIAIGSFFVEDTMGVWCAEQFRNLEKMYFSYHLGDTRSGVSWTNLSGNWTCHILRFNREAMTGRDVVIHRIQEDRIDEIRARYIWWDKKQKKWFIEEGRQFILFPKKDMEQEVIRITQIPAPFTESPETLFALDLPQELKTWKQFYEEIKRARFFGIPTYKYEVDWNARIARPASVFIMLLLALPLSVLWKRGGFILSFGITAISALCYMLCFVLFTGLGYLQTLPPMISAWGANILFLILSLLIWKRTPT; this is translated from the coding sequence TTACCACTCGACAGGAATCTGTGCAAAAGTATAATGTACCTTTTATGATTATTGCCCAATATTATCTGTTATCTCTGCCAAAAATCTTTTTGCAATATCATTTCCTTTCTGCGGGAATTATGCTAACGACTTTTTTAGTCTGGGGTAAAAGTACTCAGGAAGGGGAAATATCTGCATTACTTTCGGGAGGAATTCCTCTATTAAGGATTACAACCAGTGTATTTCTTGCGGGGTTATTTATTGCAATAGGCAGTTTTTTTGTGGAAGATACTATGGGTGTATGGTGTGCGGAACAATTTCGTAATCTGGAAAAGATGTATTTCTCATACCATCTGGGAGACACGCGTTCCGGGGTGAGCTGGACGAATCTGAGTGGGAATTGGACCTGTCATATATTACGGTTCAATCGGGAAGCTATGACAGGCAGGGATGTGGTAATTCATCGTATTCAGGAAGACCGCATTGACGAAATACGGGCACGGTATATCTGGTGGGATAAGAAACAGAAGAAATGGTTCATTGAAGAGGGTCGCCAGTTTATTCTTTTCCCGAAGAAAGATATGGAACAGGAGGTAATTCGTATTACACAAATACCGGCTCCATTTACAGAATCCCCCGAAACATTGTTTGCCCTTGATTTACCACAAGAACTGAAAACATGGAAACAGTTTTATGAAGAGATTAAACGCGCCCGTTTCTTTGGAATACCTACTTATAAATACGAGGTGGATTGGAATGCACGAATAGCCCGACCTGCCAGCGTTTTTATTATGTTATTGCTTGCTTTACCTTTGTCTGTATTATGGAAACGAGGCGGATTTATATTAAGTTTCGGAATAACAGCCATCTCTGCTTTGTGTTATATGCTTTGTTTCGTCCTATTTACGGGTTTGGGGTATCTCCAGACTTTGCCACCTATGATAAGTGCGTGGGGAGCCAATATCTTATTTCTGATACTATCTCTTTTGATTTGGAAACGAACACCAACATAG